The Thermococcus sp. genome includes a region encoding these proteins:
- a CDS encoding peptidase M54 yields MLALEFIGFTYVTNFLTTGLEQVIFDVFDSANRLFRDWGLPVRFLYLDSLTLEPGYLITIRTPEGSINLYPLEVLVDFLDYRLKVEMEKNDGLEMNKIFGITSFPLASRNRYFDFYESFLGYQTERLDRRIMVLSMRPFESDVLRVALRVLESPHEDEMTKKLAKMVVRREMEILRSRLLKGILHEVGHAFGLGHCSNSCVMNPPRNIWEWDTRPVAYCDSCWRKLRRGLNEASGDL; encoded by the coding sequence GTGTTGGCGTTGGAGTTCATAGGCTTCACCTACGTCACCAACTTCCTGACGACAGGCCTTGAGCAGGTCATCTTCGACGTCTTTGACAGCGCCAACAGGCTCTTCAGGGACTGGGGTCTGCCTGTCAGGTTTCTCTATCTGGATTCCCTCACCCTTGAGCCGGGCTACCTCATAACGATTAGAACCCCTGAGGGAAGCATAAACCTTTATCCTCTGGAGGTTCTGGTGGACTTTCTTGACTACCGCCTCAAGGTGGAGATGGAGAAGAACGACGGCCTTGAGATGAACAAAATCTTCGGCATAACGAGCTTCCCCCTTGCGTCGAGGAACCGCTACTTTGACTTCTATGAGAGTTTCCTCGGCTATCAGACCGAGAGGCTCGACAGGAGGATAATGGTTCTCTCGATGAGGCCCTTCGAGTCCGACGTCCTCAGGGTTGCCCTCCGCGTCCTTGAGAGCCCCCATGAGGACGAGATGACAAAAAAGCTCGCAAAAATGGTGGTGAGGAGGGAGATGGAGATTTTAAGGTCGAGACTGCTGAAGGGCATCCTCCACGAGGTCGGGCACGCCTTCGGGCTCGGCCACTGCTCAAACTCCTGCGTCATGAACCCTCCGAGGAACATATGGGAGTGGGACACTAGGCCCGTTGCCTACTGCGACTCCTGCTGGAGAAAGTTAAGAAGAGGCCTGAACGAGGCTTCTGGCGACCTCTAA
- a CDS encoding peroxiredoxin: MSLLEVTVFDEDGREVKLGDVVRGRWTVLYVYPKDNTPGCTTEAKEFTELLPEFEKLGFQVVGVSRDSVKSHLRFKEKHGLGVKLLSDPEAKLIKALGAWGKKKRYGKEYEGVIRSTFILNPEGEIVWSKTNVRAKGHAGKVLEVARSLVQASS, encoded by the coding sequence GTGAGCCTGCTTGAGGTTACCGTGTTCGACGAAGACGGCAGGGAAGTTAAGCTGGGGGACGTCGTTAGGGGCAGGTGGACGGTTCTCTACGTGTACCCAAAGGACAACACCCCCGGGTGCACGACCGAGGCGAAGGAGTTCACGGAGCTCCTGCCGGAGTTCGAGAAGCTGGGCTTCCAGGTGGTTGGCGTTTCCCGGGACTCCGTGAAGAGCCATCTCCGCTTCAAGGAGAAGCATGGACTCGGGGTTAAGCTCCTCAGTGACCCGGAGGCGAAGCTGATAAAGGCCCTCGGTGCTTGGGGCAAGAAGAAGCGCTATGGAAAGGAATACGAGGGGGTAATCAGGAGCACCTTCATCCTCAACCCGGAGGGAGAAATCGTCTGGAGCAAGACCAACGTCCGGGCCAAGGGGCATGCGGGGAAGGTCTTAGAGGTCGCCAGAAGCCTCGTTCAGGCCTCTTCTTAA